From a region of the Propionispora vibrioides genome:
- a CDS encoding two-component system sensor histidine kinase NtrB has protein sequence MNYILLTAISSAAGTFSLSLVYVYLYVLYRERHIGLWALSWIIFLLRNILFDFGVLQWKHSLWEFNLYQLLFNASGIVFVWGIYLFNNRKIHKGWLYGVVLAVVITALLGLLPVPPLYKLLPTAWYGGVVLLWIGIFFLFHMEGSGIGQQVTGYAFFLWGALTLIFPLFPGWMIWIVPLAGLLRVTIAAGTIIVYFEKTRQDLINKELPYRLFAENAADIIYRFKVSSVPAFEYISPAALTVTGYAVEEFYRDGSLFRTLLHPFELPRQQEDTGPRIFSIQRKDGVAIWAEQTATYIRDGEGKITAVEGIVRDITSRRNLENIAERADKMNVVGQMAVSVAHEIRNPLTTVRGYLQFIAYKKGDKALESCYEILIEELDRANDIISEYLLLAKEKRAKLQYCSLNKVIHAIYPLLETLATADKAAIRLQLAPVPDVLLDENEIRQLLLNLVRNAIEAMAHKGGLVQIRTYKEAEQVVLAISDNGPGIPAHLVEQLGTPFLTTKDTGTGLGLSICYRIVHRHGAVMKVKTDPAGTEFLIYFKLPV, from the coding sequence ATGAATTATATATTATTAACGGCTATCAGTTCGGCGGCCGGAACATTTTCTTTAAGTTTGGTATATGTATATCTGTATGTTTTATATAGAGAAAGACATATCGGACTGTGGGCGTTATCCTGGATTATTTTTTTGCTCCGGAATATTCTGTTTGATTTTGGTGTGCTGCAGTGGAAGCACTCGCTGTGGGAATTTAACTTGTACCAATTGTTGTTTAACGCCAGCGGTATTGTATTTGTCTGGGGAATTTACCTGTTTAACAACAGGAAAATTCATAAGGGCTGGCTATATGGGGTGGTTTTAGCTGTTGTGATTACGGCTTTGCTGGGGTTGCTGCCTGTACCGCCGTTATATAAGCTTTTGCCTACCGCCTGGTATGGCGGCGTGGTGCTGTTGTGGATCGGCATATTCTTTTTGTTCCATATGGAAGGCTCCGGCATTGGACAACAGGTTACCGGCTATGCGTTTTTCCTCTGGGGTGCACTTACCCTGATCTTCCCCTTATTTCCGGGATGGATGATCTGGATAGTGCCGTTGGCGGGGTTGCTTCGCGTCACTATTGCCGCCGGTACGATTATTGTGTATTTTGAAAAGACCAGGCAGGACTTGATTAATAAAGAATTGCCCTATCGGCTGTTCGCGGAAAATGCCGCCGATATTATTTACCGGTTTAAGGTAAGCTCGGTTCCTGCTTTTGAATATATCAGTCCCGCCGCTTTGACGGTTACAGGCTATGCTGTAGAGGAGTTTTACCGGGACGGCAGTTTGTTCAGAACCTTGCTGCATCCGTTTGAACTGCCGCGACAGCAGGAGGACACTGGGCCGCGAATTTTTTCCATACAGCGTAAAGATGGGGTTGCTATCTGGGCCGAGCAGACAGCCACATATATTCGCGATGGTGAGGGAAAGATTACGGCGGTGGAAGGGATTGTCCGTGATATTACGTCACGCAGGAATCTGGAGAATATCGCCGAGCGGGCGGATAAAATGAATGTGGTTGGACAGATGGCCGTTAGTGTAGCCCATGAAATTCGCAATCCTCTGACCACCGTCCGGGGCTATTTGCAGTTTATTGCCTACAAAAAAGGCGATAAGGCGCTGGAAAGCTGTTACGAAATTTTAATTGAAGAACTGGACAGAGCCAATGATATTATCAGCGAGTACTTGCTATTGGCGAAGGAAAAACGGGCTAAGCTGCAGTATTGTTCATTGAATAAAGTCATTCATGCTATTTACCCGCTGCTGGAAACGCTGGCTACCGCTGATAAAGCGGCCATCCGTCTCCAATTGGCGCCAGTTCCCGATGTATTGCTTGATGAGAACGAAATCAGACAATTGTTGCTTAATCTGGTCCGTAACGCTATTGAGGCCATGGCGCACAAGGGAGGCCTGGTGCAAATCCGTACTTATAAGGAAGCGGAACAGGTGGTTTTGGCAATCAGCGACAATGGTCCGGGTATACCGGCTCATTTGGTGGAACAACTGGGAACGCCGTTTCTGACCACCAAGGACACGGGAACAGGCTTGGGGTTATCCATTTGCTATCGTATTGTGCACAGACACGGGGCTGTGATGAAGGTGAAAACAGACCCGGCAGGAACCGAATTCTTAATATATTTTAAATTGCCCGTTTAA
- a CDS encoding ABC transporter permease — translation MLRYILHRLLSSLVVLLAIVTITFLLMHAIPGGPFTGEKNLSPTVKKNIEERYRLNDPLWQQYRDYVVHLASFDLGPSFKYEGRTVNAIIQESFPISLQLGSLSIVLAVLFGIPAGAVAALRQNSWQDYLTMLLATLGVSVPGFVFATLLIYLFAIKLQWLPAALWNGPAHMILPALALASQPAAFIARLTRSSLLEVLAQDYIKTAKAKGLSQTAILFRHALKNALIPVVTYLGPMAASIITGSFVIENIFAIPGLGRHFVTSIYNRDYTVILGITVFYSALVILFNLLVDLIYPLLNPRIQLTTKGEE, via the coding sequence TTGCTGCGTTACATTCTACATCGTCTACTCAGTTCCCTGGTAGTCCTGCTGGCCATTGTCACCATTACCTTTCTTTTAATGCACGCCATCCCCGGCGGCCCTTTTACCGGCGAAAAAAACCTCTCGCCAACGGTGAAAAAAAATATTGAAGAGCGGTATCGTCTCAACGACCCCTTATGGCAGCAATACCGGGATTACGTCGTCCATTTAGCCTCGTTTGATTTAGGCCCTTCATTTAAATACGAAGGACGTACGGTCAATGCCATCATCCAGGAAAGCTTTCCGATCTCCCTGCAACTGGGCAGTCTTAGCATTGTTTTGGCCGTTCTCTTCGGCATTCCGGCCGGTGCCGTGGCCGCGTTACGCCAAAATAGTTGGCAGGACTACCTGACCATGTTGCTGGCGACGCTGGGCGTATCTGTTCCCGGGTTCGTCTTTGCCACCCTGTTGATTTACCTGTTTGCCATTAAGCTGCAATGGCTGCCGGCAGCACTCTGGAACGGACCGGCCCATATGATTTTGCCGGCTTTGGCACTGGCCAGCCAACCGGCAGCCTTCATTGCCCGCCTCACCCGGTCGAGCCTGCTGGAAGTACTGGCCCAGGACTATATTAAGACAGCGAAAGCCAAAGGATTATCCCAAACAGCCATCTTATTCCGTCATGCGTTGAAAAACGCCTTGATTCCGGTGGTAACTTATCTGGGACCGATGGCCGCCTCCATTATCACAGGTAGCTTCGTTATTGAAAATATCTTTGCTATTCCCGGCCTGGGGCGGCATTTTGTCACCAGCATTTACAACAGGGATTACACCGTCATTCTGGGCATCACCGTATTTTACAGCGCCCTGGTTATCCTGTTCAACCTGCTGGTCGATCTCATCTATCCGCTCTTAAATCCGCGGATACAGTTGACTACGAAAGGAGAGGAATAG
- a CDS encoding ABC transporter permease produces MPMSSDLFKPLARDRQPALLLPVPEQTAWHRLKENKLAMAGLYGIIVILLLAVLGPCFSSLSYSDQNLQAVNQPPSAAHWFGTDSLGRDLFIRVLYGARISLAIGFVASLINLTLGVLYGGIAGFFGGRIDRIMMHIVDVLYGIPVLLYVILLMVILKPGLTNIFIALGIAYWLNMARIVRGQILQLKEQDYVLAARSLGANHWRILLRHLLPNSLGPIVITMTLTIPEAIFTEAFLSFIGLGVAAPLASWGVLASDGVTSLRSYPFQLLFPSLAICLTMLAFNFLGDGLRDALDPRVRR; encoded by the coding sequence ATGCCAATGAGCAGTGACTTGTTTAAACCGTTAGCCCGTGACCGGCAGCCGGCCCTGCTCCTGCCGGTGCCTGAGCAGACTGCCTGGCATCGATTGAAAGAAAACAAGCTGGCTATGGCCGGACTATATGGCATCATCGTCATACTGCTGCTGGCCGTCCTGGGTCCTTGCTTTTCCAGTCTCAGCTATTCCGACCAGAACCTCCAGGCGGTCAATCAGCCGCCCAGCGCCGCCCATTGGTTCGGCACCGACAGTCTGGGCCGCGACCTGTTTATCCGGGTACTCTATGGCGCCCGCATTTCTCTGGCCATCGGTTTTGTCGCCAGCTTAATCAATCTGACCCTGGGGGTTTTATACGGCGGCATTGCCGGCTTTTTCGGCGGACGCATCGACCGGATCATGATGCACATTGTCGACGTGCTGTACGGGATTCCAGTCTTATTGTATGTTATTTTGCTGATGGTCATCTTAAAGCCGGGGCTGACCAATATTTTCATTGCGCTCGGCATTGCCTACTGGCTGAATATGGCCCGTATTGTCCGGGGGCAGATTCTGCAGCTAAAAGAGCAGGATTACGTATTGGCGGCCCGCTCGCTGGGCGCCAACCACTGGCGCATTTTGCTGCGCCACCTGCTGCCCAACAGCCTGGGGCCCATCGTTATCACCATGACGCTGACCATACCGGAGGCTATCTTCACAGAGGCTTTTTTAAGCTTCATCGGGCTTGGCGTAGCTGCCCCGCTGGCAAGCTGGGGCGTGTTGGCTTCCGATGGGGTTACCAGCCTGCGTTCCTACCCGTTCCAGCTTCTTTTCCCTTCCCTGGCCATTTGCCTAACCATGCTGGCCTTTAATTTTCTCGGCGATGGCCTGCGGGATGCTCTTGATCCCCGCGTAAGGCGATAG
- a CDS encoding ABC transporter ATP-binding protein, giving the protein MQPLLTIDNLAVAFDTYAGQVQAVRGISFTMLPGEAVGLVGESGCGKSVTAHAIMQLITRPPGRYASGKIDFAGTDLLQLPETALEKIRGNTISMIFQDPMTSLNPVLTVGRQIAEALELHQKLSKRQAAERVVELLELVGIPAAQERSRNYPHQFSGGMRQRAMIAMALACNPRLLLADEPTTALDVTLQAQILDLLKELQVKFNTAILFISHDLGAVAELCSQVHVMYAGKIVESAATADLFANPQHPYTKGLLAAVPRLDSDEKMPLAIIDGQPPNLLQPPTGCPFHPRCPQAMQICTEDYPETIKLHAKHSLACWLQHPAAPKPDRE; this is encoded by the coding sequence ATGCAACCACTGCTTACTATTGACAATTTGGCTGTAGCTTTTGATACTTATGCCGGGCAAGTTCAGGCCGTCCGCGGCATTTCCTTTACCATGCTACCGGGCGAGGCCGTCGGCCTGGTCGGCGAATCAGGCTGCGGCAAAAGTGTTACGGCCCATGCCATCATGCAGTTAATTACCAGGCCGCCCGGACGCTATGCCTCCGGCAAGATCGATTTTGCCGGCACCGATTTGCTGCAATTACCGGAAACAGCCTTGGAAAAAATTCGCGGTAATACAATCAGCATGATTTTTCAGGACCCCATGACCTCCCTGAATCCGGTACTCACGGTGGGAAGACAAATTGCCGAAGCTCTGGAACTGCATCAAAAGCTGAGCAAACGGCAAGCTGCTGAACGAGTTGTTGAACTCTTGGAACTGGTGGGTATTCCTGCGGCGCAGGAACGAAGCAGGAACTATCCCCACCAGTTTAGCGGCGGCATGCGGCAGCGGGCTATGATCGCGATGGCGCTCGCCTGCAACCCCCGCTTGCTCCTGGCTGACGAACCGACAACAGCCCTGGATGTGACCTTACAGGCCCAAATACTGGATTTGCTCAAAGAGCTGCAAGTCAAATTCAACACAGCGATTCTCTTTATTTCCCATGACCTTGGCGCAGTGGCTGAACTATGCAGCCAGGTCCATGTTATGTATGCCGGAAAAATCGTTGAATCGGCAGCTACGGCCGATCTGTTCGCCAACCCGCAACATCCTTATACCAAAGGGCTGTTAGCGGCGGTTCCCCGCCTGGACAGCGATGAGAAAATGCCGCTGGCCATCATCGACGGGCAGCCGCCCAATCTGTTACAGCCGCCGACCGGCTGTCCTTTCCACCCCCGCTGTCCCCAGGCCATGCAAATCTGCACTGAAGACTATCCGGAAACCATAAAGCTTCATGCGAAACACAGCCTCGCTTGCTGGCTGCAGCATCCCGCTGCACCCAAACCGGACAGGGAGTGA
- a CDS encoding ABC transporter ATP-binding protein — protein MQEQEILLEVKHLKKYFTAQRDWLGRPAAYVKAVDDISFTLPKGETLGLVGESGCGKSTAGRTLLQLYRPTAGQVLFKGRDIAAYTSEKELRRDMQMVFQDPYASLNPRMTIGDIIGEPLDIHDLAAGKARSERIDELLSLVGLAAGYRNRYPHEFSGGQRQRVGIARALAVNPSFIVCDEPISALDVSIQAQIVNLLERLQADLGLTYLFIAHDLAMVKHMSKRVAVMYLGKLVELAPSSELYKRPQHPYTQALLSAIPTLASSTAGQRLRLSGEIPSPVNPPPGCRFHTRCRQAMPICSQQEPVFTELTAGHFAACHLYKLN, from the coding sequence ATGCAGGAACAGGAAATACTACTGGAAGTAAAGCATCTAAAGAAATACTTCACTGCCCAGAGAGATTGGCTGGGACGACCAGCCGCTTACGTCAAAGCAGTGGACGATATAAGTTTTACCCTGCCTAAGGGTGAAACCCTCGGGTTGGTTGGAGAAAGCGGCTGCGGTAAATCGACGGCCGGACGGACACTGCTTCAGCTATACCGTCCAACGGCAGGTCAAGTCCTGTTTAAAGGCAGGGATATCGCGGCCTATACTTCAGAAAAAGAGCTGCGCCGCGACATGCAGATGGTTTTTCAGGACCCCTATGCTTCGCTCAATCCGCGGATGACTATTGGCGATATCATTGGTGAACCGTTGGACATCCATGATTTGGCTGCCGGGAAAGCACGATCCGAACGAATTGATGAGCTGTTGTCCCTGGTTGGCCTGGCGGCCGGCTACCGGAACCGGTATCCCCACGAGTTCAGCGGTGGCCAGCGTCAACGGGTCGGAATTGCCCGTGCGTTGGCGGTCAATCCCAGCTTTATCGTATGTGACGAACCCATCTCGGCCCTGGATGTTTCCATCCAGGCGCAAATCGTCAACTTATTGGAGAGGCTGCAAGCCGACCTGGGTCTCACTTATCTCTTTATTGCCCACGATCTGGCTATGGTCAAGCATATGAGCAAGCGGGTAGCCGTCATGTATCTGGGCAAGCTGGTTGAACTGGCGCCCAGCAGCGAGCTGTACAAGCGACCCCAGCACCCCTATACCCAAGCCTTGTTATCAGCCATACCCACGCTGGCTTCCTCAACAGCCGGGCAGCGGCTTCGGCTGTCCGGCGAAATTCCCAGTCCGGTCAATCCACCGCCAGGCTGCCGGTTTCACACCCGCTGCCGGCAGGCCATGCCGATATGCAGTCAACAGGAACCGGTTTTCACTGAGCTGACTGCAGGCCACTTTGCCGCCTGTCATCTATATAAGCTGAACTAA
- a CDS encoding serine hydrolase — protein sequence MKQLEQTIQQILTTCPCQQALLIRHLPSGRQFALNPDQVFPAASMIKLPIMYEVMRQASQGRLALEELLEVTEAVRVGGAGILQELRPGIALTVQELVTLMIVISDNTATNLLLNRIGLAAVNSTAEQLGLTNTVLRRRMMDFTAARAGQENHTSVADIAKLLEIMYQQTTLPPEYGELMLNILKRQQIRDKLPFYLPEDIAIAHKTGTLDGVEHDAGILFSAGGPYLISVMTADLPVNYQGLQLVAQIGRAIFEYSHTPSARANC from the coding sequence ATGAAACAATTAGAGCAAACCATTCAACAAATACTAACCACCTGTCCCTGCCAGCAGGCCCTGCTGATCCGGCACCTTCCCAGCGGCCGTCAATTCGCGTTAAACCCGGATCAGGTATTCCCTGCTGCCAGCATGATCAAGCTGCCGATTATGTATGAAGTGATGCGCCAAGCTTCCCAGGGCCGGCTCGCCCTGGAGGAGCTCCTGGAGGTAACGGAAGCCGTCCGGGTAGGCGGTGCCGGCATCTTGCAGGAGCTGCGTCCAGGCATTGCCCTGACAGTCCAGGAGCTAGTCACGCTGATGATTGTCATCAGCGATAACACGGCCACCAATCTGCTGCTAAATCGGATTGGTCTGGCTGCTGTCAATAGCACGGCTGAACAACTCGGTCTTACCAATACCGTCTTGCGCCGCCGGATGATGGATTTTACCGCCGCCCGGGCCGGGCAGGAAAACCACACCTCTGTCGCCGATATAGCCAAACTGCTGGAAATCATGTATCAGCAGACGACGCTGCCGCCGGAATACGGCGAACTGATGCTGAATATCCTGAAACGACAGCAAATTCGCGATAAGCTCCCCTTTTATCTTCCCGAAGATATTGCCATCGCCCACAAGACAGGAACGCTGGACGGCGTAGAGCACGACGCCGGCATTTTGTTTTCCGCCGGCGGTCCTTATCTCATCAGTGTGATGACTGCCGACTTACCGGTTAATTATCAGGGCCTGCAATTGGTGGCGCAAATTGGCCGGGCGATTTTTGAGTACAGCCATACACCTTCCGCCAGGGCTAATTGCTAA
- a CDS encoding peptide ABC transporter substrate-binding protein, whose product MSLRKLLTFLLAAILLTSLSTGCGKTTSNEQVLRYALEAEPATLDPGKSTAIPESLAELQIFEGLTRLDAKDQPVPGVAESWDVSADGLTYVFHLRTNAKWSNGDPVTAQNFVFAWKRVLNPDFASENAYMLFPIKQAEAYNGKQASADQLGVKAVDAHTLEVTLEKPTAYFLSLVAFHAFYPVHEETVTAQPDSWATDVATLIGNGPFKITNWVHNGQIDFAKNDAYWDAASVKLAKMEWPISDSQATRLSMVENNQVDMMVEPPVSEHDRLKQEGLLSISPYLGDYYYVFNTKQPPFDNPKVRQAFSLAINREALVTNVIKGGKRPAYAWVAPGLINPATGKDFREEGGNYVTENIDQAKKLLAEAGYPDGKGLPPITILYNTSELHKAVAEAIQEMWKQNLGVEVSLTNQESKVFLESRTQGQFQVARASWVGDYADPMTFIDVFRDSGNDAKYHNPAYNRLVEQAQSTNDQSVRMKALHDAEQLLFADAVIMPIYYTTQPYVAKPYVKGYFWSILGPADFKTAYIEK is encoded by the coding sequence ATGTCTTTAAGAAAACTACTTACCTTTTTGCTGGCGGCCATCTTGTTGACGTCCTTAAGCACAGGCTGCGGCAAAACTACCAGTAACGAACAGGTGCTCCGCTACGCGCTGGAAGCCGAGCCGGCCACTCTGGACCCCGGCAAGTCGACGGCCATTCCCGAATCACTGGCCGAACTCCAGATTTTTGAGGGCCTTACCCGTCTGGACGCCAAGGACCAGCCAGTGCCAGGAGTAGCCGAAAGCTGGGATGTGTCGGCCGACGGCCTGACCTATGTATTTCATTTACGTACCAATGCCAAATGGTCAAACGGTGATCCGGTCACTGCCCAGAACTTTGTCTTTGCCTGGAAGCGGGTACTAAATCCTGACTTTGCTTCGGAAAATGCTTATATGCTGTTCCCCATCAAACAGGCTGAGGCATATAATGGAAAACAGGCGTCTGCCGACCAACTGGGCGTTAAAGCGGTTGATGCCCATACATTGGAAGTTACCCTGGAAAAACCGACTGCTTATTTTCTCAGCTTGGTAGCCTTTCATGCCTTCTATCCGGTTCATGAAGAAACGGTAACCGCTCAGCCCGATTCCTGGGCCACCGATGTGGCCACCCTGATTGGCAACGGTCCGTTCAAAATAACCAACTGGGTACATAACGGTCAAATTGATTTTGCCAAGAACGATGCTTACTGGGATGCCGCCAGCGTCAAGCTGGCTAAAATGGAATGGCCTATCAGCGATTCCCAGGCAACCCGTCTGTCCATGGTCGAAAACAACCAGGTCGATATGATGGTTGAACCGCCGGTCAGCGAGCATGACCGGCTGAAGCAGGAAGGCTTACTTAGCATCTCGCCCTATCTTGGTGATTATTACTATGTATTTAATACCAAGCAACCACCCTTCGATAACCCCAAGGTCCGGCAGGCCTTTTCCCTGGCCATCAACCGGGAAGCCTTGGTCACGAACGTCATCAAAGGCGGTAAAAGACCGGCCTATGCCTGGGTAGCACCGGGATTGATCAATCCAGCCACCGGGAAGGACTTCCGCGAGGAAGGCGGCAACTATGTGACGGAAAATATCGACCAGGCAAAAAAACTGCTGGCCGAAGCCGGTTATCCTGACGGGAAGGGGCTGCCGCCGATTACCATATTATATAATACCAGCGAACTCCATAAAGCCGTTGCCGAAGCCATCCAGGAAATGTGGAAACAGAATTTAGGCGTTGAGGTAAGCCTGACCAACCAGGAGTCCAAAGTATTCCTGGAGTCGCGGACACAGGGTCAGTTCCAGGTTGCCCGCGCTTCCTGGGTAGGCGATTATGCCGACCCCATGACGTTTATTGATGTGTTCAGAGATTCCGGTAATGACGCCAAATACCACAATCCGGCCTACAACCGGCTCGTTGAACAGGCACAGTCAACCAATGACCAATCCGTCCGGATGAAGGCCTTGCACGATGCCGAACAGCTGCTGTTTGCCGATGCCGTAATCATGCCCATCTACTATACGACACAACCCTATGTGGCTAAACCGTATGTAAAGGGTTATTTCTGGTCCATCCTTGGTCCGGCGGACTTTAAAACGGCTTATATTGAAAAATAA
- a CDS encoding S66 peptidase family protein gives MQVSSRIKPRRLRPGATLGIIAPASPGDAQVAAAGLELLRAKGFSPQVGRSCDQKAGFLSGPDRERAADIHAMFADPNIDGILCLRGGYGTMRLLDLLDYELIRTHPKVFVGYSDITALHTAIGQRSGLVTFHGPMVASDMGHEMPDYTWNGFSRAVMNDQPLGQLSNPACTAPPSWLAAGKARGILAGGNLSLIVSTLGTPYELDTAGKILCLEEVGEAPYRLDRMLTQLLLAGKLQAAAGIVFDMCAGCDDADDTPGFTTEEVLQERLGQLPVPVLSRFYFGHTSEKATLPFGIAAELDSAANSFTVTETATIN, from the coding sequence ATGCAAGTCAGTTCTCGCATAAAACCCCGGCGTCTCCGTCCCGGCGCCACCCTTGGTATCATCGCTCCGGCCAGCCCCGGCGATGCCCAGGTGGCTGCGGCAGGCCTTGAATTGCTGCGCGCAAAAGGTTTTTCCCCGCAGGTGGGTCGTTCCTGTGACCAGAAGGCAGGCTTCTTATCCGGTCCGGACAGAGAGCGCGCCGCTGATATTCATGCCATGTTTGCTGATCCCAACATCGACGGCATACTCTGCCTGCGAGGCGGCTACGGCACCATGCGCCTCTTAGACTTGCTCGACTATGAACTAATTCGAACCCATCCCAAGGTTTTTGTCGGCTACAGCGATATAACGGCTTTGCATACCGCCATCGGCCAGCGCAGCGGGCTGGTTACCTTTCACGGTCCCATGGTCGCCTCCGATATGGGCCATGAGATGCCCGACTATACCTGGAACGGTTTCAGCCGGGCCGTTATGAATGACCAACCGCTCGGACAGCTTTCAAATCCGGCCTGCACCGCTCCCCCCTCCTGGCTTGCGGCGGGAAAAGCGCGGGGAATACTGGCCGGAGGCAACCTAAGCCTGATCGTTTCCACCCTGGGAACCCCTTATGAACTGGATACAGCCGGCAAAATTCTTTGCCTGGAAGAGGTGGGCGAAGCTCCCTACCGGCTTGACCGGATGCTGACCCAGCTCTTGCTGGCCGGCAAGCTGCAAGCGGCAGCAGGCATTGTGTTCGACATGTGCGCCGGCTGCGATGACGCCGACGATACTCCCGGCTTTACGACCGAAGAGGTACTACAAGAACGGCTGGGACAACTGCCGGTTCCGGTACTGTCCCGCTTCTACTTCGGCCATACCAGCGAAAAAGCAACGCTGCCTTTCGGTATTGCGGCAGAGCTGGACTCTGCCGCAAACAGCTTTACTGTTACCGAGACAGCAACGATAAATTAA
- a CDS encoding amidohydrolase yields MDTHAKKRQIIAIIDALRPELEAISLFLHQNPELGGQEHQAAQRLMEAARQRNFTVQQKISGYETAFIAKKGHSGPKIAFLAEYDALPGLGHACGHNLIAAMSWGAAAAFAEVAGNQAVSYLIGCPAEETSGAKVSMANDGVFDELTAALIVHPGDANNLGGTSYASHPLQVTFRGRSAHVASKTDKGSNALDALVMFYQGLQQLRHTFTQENIIAGMITKGGIAPNIVPAEAEAKFTIRALSSHYLETTILPAVQRLAQGVALATGTAVETCHYEPLFKELLNHPKLLQLYQNNMMLLGETVTRLKSQDADGSTDVGNVSHAVPTIHPDIAIGSPLTAHTPEFALAAGSPYAQERLLVGAKAMAMTAVDLLTTSL; encoded by the coding sequence ATGGATACACACGCAAAAAAAAGACAGATTATTGCTATCATTGACGCCCTGCGGCCGGAATTGGAGGCCATCAGCCTCTTTCTCCATCAGAACCCGGAACTTGGCGGCCAGGAGCATCAGGCAGCCCAACGCCTGATGGAGGCTGCCCGGCAGAGAAACTTTACCGTTCAACAAAAAATTAGCGGCTATGAGACGGCTTTCATCGCCAAAAAAGGACATTCCGGCCCTAAAATAGCCTTCTTAGCCGAGTATGACGCCCTGCCGGGTTTGGGGCATGCCTGTGGTCACAATTTAATCGCCGCCATGAGTTGGGGCGCGGCGGCGGCTTTTGCCGAAGTAGCCGGTAACCAGGCCGTTTCCTATTTAATCGGCTGCCCGGCCGAAGAAACCAGCGGTGCCAAAGTCAGTATGGCAAATGACGGTGTTTTTGACGAACTGACCGCCGCACTGATTGTTCATCCGGGAGATGCCAACAACCTGGGCGGCACTTCCTATGCCTCTCACCCACTGCAAGTGACCTTCCGCGGCCGGTCGGCCCACGTAGCCAGCAAGACCGATAAAGGCAGTAATGCTCTCGATGCGCTGGTCATGTTTTATCAGGGCTTGCAGCAGCTCCGGCATACCTTTACCCAGGAGAACATCATCGCCGGCATGATTACCAAAGGCGGTATCGCTCCCAATATCGTACCGGCTGAAGCGGAAGCCAAATTTACCATTCGCGCCTTATCTTCGCACTATCTGGAAACCACTATCCTGCCAGCCGTACAGCGCCTTGCCCAAGGAGTTGCCCTGGCAACCGGTACGGCAGTAGAAACCTGTCACTATGAACCGCTGTTTAAAGAACTGCTCAATCATCCCAAACTACTTCAGCTATACCAGAACAACATGATGCTGCTCGGTGAAACAGTCACGCGGCTTAAGTCACAGGATGCCGATGGCTCCACCGATGTAGGCAATGTCAGCCACGCCGTGCCCACCATTCATCCCGATATTGCCATCGGCAGCCCATTAACCGCCCATACTCCGGAATTTGCCCTGGCAGCAGGCTCTCCCTACGCGCAGGAACGCCTGCTGGTAGGCGCTAAGGCCATGGCCATGACGGCGGTTGATTTGCTAACTACCAGCCTTTAA